The stretch of DNA GTCTGACGGCCGACGACCGTGGCGCGCAGATCGCCCGGACACTGGTGTACCCGTACCTCAACCACGCCGCCTCGATGTACGAGAGCGGCTACGCGACGAAGGACGACATCGACGCCTCGATGCGGTTCGGGTGCGGCTACCCGGTCGGACCCCTGGCGCTCGTCGACGCGCTCGGTGCCGCGACCGTCGTGGAGGGTCTGCGCGAGCAGCATGCCTCCACCGGCGACCCGCTGCACGATCCCGCGCCGGTCCTCGTCAAGCTCGCCGAGGCCGGTTCGACCTTCGAGTCCGCCGCCGCGGACGGCGGAGCCACCCCGGCCCCGCAGAAGCACCACCCCGTCGGCAAGGTCGGCGTCGTCGGCACCGGCACCATGGCCTCCGGCATCGTCGAGGTCTTCGCCAAGGCCGGTCACGAGGTCGTCTTCGTCGGCCGCACCGACGACAAGGTCGCGGCGGTCCAGGCCCGCATCGAGAAGAACCTCGACCGCGCCATCGCCAAGGGTCGTCTCACCGAGGACGAGAAGTCCGACGTGATCGGTCGCCTCACCGCCGCGACCGACCGCCACGCGCTCGACGACGTCGACATCGTCGTCGAGGCGATCGCCGAGGACATCGACGTCAAGCTCGAGCTCTTCCGCGACCTCGACCGGATCACGAAGCCAGGTGCCATCCTCGCCACGACGACGTCGTCGCTGTCGATCGGGACGTGCGCCGAGGCCACGTCGCGCCCGCAGGACGTCGTCGGCATGCACTTCTTCAACCCGGCGCCCGTCATGAAGCTGGTCGAGGTCGTCTCGGCCGACAGCACGTCGCCCGAGGTCGCCGAGACGGTGAAGGCCCTGTGCCTCGACGTCGCCAAGCACCCGGTGTCCTGCGGCGACCGCGCGGGCTTCATCGTCAACGCCCTGCTGTTCCCGTACCTGAACGACGCCGTGAAGCTGCACGAGGCCGGCG from Aeromicrobium erythreum encodes:
- a CDS encoding 3-hydroxyacyl-CoA dehydrogenase NAD-binding domain-containing protein is translated as MQEIVDRLTADDRGAQIARTLVYPYLNHAASMYESGYATKDDIDASMRFGCGYPVGPLALVDALGAATVVEGLREQHASTGDPLHDPAPVLVKLAEAGSTFESAAADGGATPAPQKHHPVGKVGVVGTGTMASGIVEVFAKAGHEVVFVGRTDDKVAAVQARIEKNLDRAIAKGRLTEDEKSDVIGRLTAATDRHALDDVDIVVEAIAEDIDVKLELFRDLDRITKPGAILATTTSSLSIGTCAEATSRPQDVVGMHFFNPAPVMKLVEVVSADSTSPEVAETVKALCLDVAKHPVSCGDRAGFIVNALLFPYLNDAVKLHEAGGGSLEEIDTALKETKLPMGPFELLDVVGNDVSLAIEQTLVSTFGHDGWTPAPTLERLVAEGKLGRKTGEGFHTY